One stretch of Rhizoctonia solani chromosome 8, complete sequence DNA includes these proteins:
- a CDS encoding inorganic pyrophosphatase, translated as MSSTALRRLVQHTFHLRELSTSAMSRYTPRLIGAPNTLEHRVFIEQDGQPVSPFHDIPLFADQNNGILNMIVEVPRWTNAKMEISKEESFNPIKQDIKKGKLRFVRNCFPHHGYIWNYGAFPQTWEDPGQIHPETKAKGDNDPLDVCEIGEQVGYTGQVKQVKVLGIMALLDEGETDWKVIVVDVHDPLASKLNDIEDVERHLPGLIRATNEWFRIYKIPDGKPENAFAFSGEAKNKKYATEIIHECHEAWRRLITGETPAKTPNYELSIANITVKNSPGYVDKSNEIYTSIPPDSRKPPAPIDPSISKWFHISSASV; from the exons ATGAGCAGCACGGCTCTTCGCCGACTTGTTCAGCACACCTTCCACCTGCGTGAACTTTCTACGTCTGCTATGTCTC GCTACACACCGCGTCTGATTGGTGCTCCCAATACCCTTG AGCACCGCGTATTCATCGAACAGGATGGCCAGCCGGTCTCGCCTTTCCATGATATTCCTCTATTTGCTGACCAGAACAATGGCATTCTGAACATGATTGTCGAGGTTCCTCGTTGGACCAACGCCAAGATGGAGatctccaaggaggagtcTTTCAATCCCATCAAGCAAGACATTAAGAAGGGCAAGCTCCGTTTTGTCCGCAACTGCTTCCCCCACCATGGCTATATCTGGAACTACGGTGCTTTCCCCCAG ACTTGGGAAGACCCCGGTCAAATCCACCCTGAGACCAAGGCCAAGGGTGACAATGACCCTCTCGATGTCTGTGAAATCGGCGAACAAGTGGGGTACACTGGCCAGGTCAAGCAGGTTAAAGTCCTTGGTATCATGGCTCTTCTCGATGAAGGCGAAACCGACTGGAAAGTCATCGTCGTCGACGTTCACGACCCTCTTGCGTCCAAGCTGAACGACATCGAAGACGTTGAGCGTCACCTCCCTGGCCTCATCCGCGCGACCAACGAGTGGTTCCGCATTTACAAGATTC CGGACGGAAAACCCGAAAACGCGTTCGCCTTTTCAGGAGAGGCTAAGAATAAGAAGTATGCGACTGAAATCATTCATGAATGCCATGAGGCCTGGCGCCGTCTCATTACTGGCGAGACCCCTGCCAAAACTCCCAATTACGAGCTCTCTAT TGCCAACATAACTGTCAAGAACTCTCCTGGATACGTCGATAAGTCCAACGAGATCTACACCTCCATTCCCCCGGATTCGCGCAAGCCCCCAGCGCCTATCGATCCTTCTA TCAGCAAATGGTTCCACATCTCGTCCGCTTCGGTCTAA